The genomic region ACAAGGCCACCTTCGTAATCGCCCCCGCGATTATCGTCGTCACGGTCCTGATGTCTTTCATCGTGATCCCGTTCGCGCCCGGCGTATGGGTGGCCGATCTGAACATCGGCATCCTGTTCGTGCTGGCCATGTCGTCGCTCGGCGCGTACAGCATCGCCCTCGCGGGCTGGGCCTCGAACAACAAGTACGCGTTGCTGGGCGGCCTTCGCGCGGTGGCGCAGATGCTGAGTTACGAAGTCTTCATGGGCCTTTCCATCATGGGCGTGGTCGCCCTGACCGGCTCGTTCAGCCTGCGCGCGATTGTCGAGGCCCAGCAGGGCCTGTGGTTTGTCGTTCCGCAATTCCTTGGATTCGTCGTGTTCGCCATCGCGGGCCTTGCCGAAACCCACCGGATTCCCTTCGATCTGCCCGAAGCCGAAAGCGAACTGATCGCCGGCTTCCATTCCGAGTATTCCGGCATGAAATTCGGCATGTTCTTCGTCGGCGAGTACCTCGGCATCACGCTGATTTCCGCGTTGATCGTGGCATTGTTTTTCGGCGGATGGCACGGACCGGTTCTGCCGCCCGTGGTATGGTTCGCGGGCAAGACCTTCCTCTTCATTTGCGGATTCATCTTGTTGCGCGCGGCCTTGCCGCGTTTTCGATACGACCAGTTGATGGCGCTGGGCTGGAAAGTTATGCTTCCGCTCTCGCTCGTGAACCTGATGGCGACCGGCGCATGGATACTGATACGCGGCTGAGTACCTTTAATGATGACGGGTTTGATTTCTGACAAGTCCCGAAGGGACGGCATGAGAGTAGCCCAGTAATGATGACGGGTTTGATTTCTGACAAGTCCCGAAGGGACGGCATGAGAGTAGCNNNNNNNNNNNNNNNNNNNNNNNNNNNNNNNNNNNNNNNNNNNNNNNNNNNNNNNNNNNNNNNNNNNNNNNNNNNNNNNNNNNNNNNNNNNNNNNNNNNNCCAGGACGCGAGTCCTGGGTTGGCGTGCGCCGTTCGTCATGCAAGTCCCGAAGGGACGTTTGAATCGGTGTTTTTTTGTTTCTCACACGTCCCTGCGGGACTGACGGGACGTATAACGAGAAACCCCAGGACTAACGTCCTGGGCTATTGTCGAATCGTCCCTAACGGGACTCCAGCCAGGCGAACTCAGTTCTGGCGCGGGACTACGAGGCGAATTCGAGTAGAGGCACGATGTTGAGTTCATTGCGATCATTGTGGGTGGTGTTCAAGCACGCGTTCGACAAGCGCGTGACGGTGCAGTACCCCGAGGAAAAGCCCGTTATTCCGCCGCGCTGGCGCGGGCGGATCGTGCTGACCCGCGATCCCGACGGCGCGGAACGGTGCGTCGCGTGCTACCTGTGCGCGGCGGTATGTCCCACGGACTGCATTTCGTTGCAGGCGACATTCGACGACACCGGGCGGCGCCATCCCGAATTTTTCCGCATCAATTTTTCGCGGTGCATCTTCTGCGGCCTGTGCGAAGAGGCCTGCCCGACCTACGCCATCCAACTCACCCCCGATTTCGAGATGTGCGAGTATAACCGGCAGAATCTCGTCTACGAGAAGGAGCATCTGTTGATTTCCGGGACCGGCAAGTATCCCGATTACAATTTTTACCGCGTGGCCGGCATCGCCATCGGCGGAAAGGGCAAGGGCGAAGCCGAAAACGAGTTGCCGCCCGTGGACGTGCGGAGCCTGTCGCTATGACCTTCGCCTTCTACATAGCCGCCCTCGTCGCGCTAGTCGCCACGCTGCGCGTGATTACCTGTTTGAACGCGGTCCATTCGCTGCTGTATCTCGTCGTGTCTTTTCTGGCGATCTCGCTCGTATTCTTTGCGCTGGGCGCGCCGTTCATCGCCGCGCTAGAAGTCATCGTGTACGCCGGCGCCATCATGGTCCTGTTCATTTTCGTCGTGATGATGCTGAACCTCGGTCCCCGCACCGAGGAACAGGAGCGCGCGTGGCTTCAGCCGCGAATGTGGTTTGGGCCGGCGCTGCTTGCGTTGATACTCCTCGTGGAATGGGTGGCGGTGTTTCGCGACGTGTCGGAGGTCTCCGCGCGATCCGTCTCGCCGGGGCAGGTCAGCCTGGCCCTGTTCGGTCCCTATGTCCTCGCGGTTGAATTGGCCTCGATGCTGCTGCTGGCCGGACTTGTCGGCGCGTATCACCTCGTCCGAAAACAGGAGGATGTCCGATGATGGCGCAGATTCCCCTCGGACATGGCCTCCTGCTGGCGGCCGGGTTGTTCGTTATCGGCTTGACGGGCCTGCTGGTCCGGCGCAACGTGCTGTACATGCTCATGTCGGTCGAGATCATGCTCAACGCCGCCGGACTGGCGTTCATCGTCGCCGGTGCGCGATGGGGGCAGGCCGACGGGCAGGTCATGTTTCTGATTATTCTGGCCACGGCCGCGGCGGAAGTGGCCGTGGGCCTTGCGCTGGTATTGCGGTTCTATCATCAATTCAAGACGCTGGACGCTGACGCGGCCGCGCGGATGCGAGGTTGACCATGCTGGATGCTTTGTGGCTGATCCCTGCGTTGCCCCTCGCCGGATTCCTGATCCTGGCGCTTGGGGGCGGCCGCATGCGCCGCTCCACGATTGCGTGGGTCGGGTGCGGATCGGTCGGACTGTCGGCGGCGATTGCGTTCATGATCGCATACCGTTTCATCGCCACGCCCCCGGAA from Candidatus Hydrogenedentota bacterium harbors:
- the nuoI gene encoding NADH-quinone oxidoreductase subunit NuoI, which translates into the protein MLSSLRSLWVVFKHAFDKRVTVQYPEEKPVIPPRWRGRIVLTRDPDGAERCVACYLCAAVCPTDCISLQATFDDTGRRHPEFFRINFSRCIFCGLCEEACPTYAIQLTPDFEMCEYNRQNLVYEKEHLLISGTGKYPDYNFYRVAGIAIGGKGKGEAENELPPVDVRSLSL
- the nuoJ gene encoding NADH-quinone oxidoreductase subunit J, producing MTFAFYIAALVALVATLRVITCLNAVHSLLYLVVSFLAISLVFFALGAPFIAALEVIVYAGAIMVLFIFVVMMLNLGPRTEEQERAWLQPRMWFGPALLALILLVEWVAVFRDVSEVSARSVSPGQVSLALFGPYVLAVELASMLLLAGLVGAYHLVRKQEDVR
- the nuoK gene encoding NADH-quinone oxidoreductase subunit NuoK; amino-acid sequence: MAQIPLGHGLLLAAGLFVIGLTGLLVRRNVLYMLMSVEIMLNAAGLAFIVAGARWGQADGQVMFLIILATAAAEVAVGLALVLRFYHQFKTLDADAAARMRG
- the nuoH gene encoding NADH-quinone oxidoreductase subunit NuoH; the encoded protein is MQTIAPLIWPLTVVVGVLFVVLNSAALLIWLERRLLALWQDRYGPNRVGPFGLLQPVADMVKIFTKEDWVPPFADKATFVIAPAIIVVTVLMSFIVIPFAPGVWVADLNIGILFVLAMSSLGAYSIALAGWASNNKYALLGGLRAVAQMLSYEVFMGLSIMGVVALTGSFSLRAIVEAQQGLWFVVPQFLGFVVFAIAGLAETHRIPFDLPEAESELIAGFHSEYSGMKFGMFFVGEYLGITLISALIVALFFGGWHGPVLPPVVWFAGKTFLFICGFILLRAALPRFRYDQLMALGWKVMLPLSLVNLMATGAWILIRG